One genomic segment of Mesoterricola silvestris includes these proteins:
- a CDS encoding YceI family protein, with translation MRNPLTRFALPALVLLLSVPSASLLAATPSSVDTYKIDGVHSSVGFRVRHLLSKVQGRFGKAEGTVQIDTKDITKSKVDVTIDVASISTNEEKRDAHLKGPDFFDAAKFPTITFKSTAVKEVSKGKLEVTGTFTMKGVSKTIVLPITNLGTAVDPWKNVVAAFEGATRLNRMDYGVSYGAGLVGDDVDIDLNIEAKKAN, from the coding sequence ATGCGCAACCCCCTCACCCGCTTCGCCCTCCCCGCCCTGGTCCTGCTGCTCTCCGTCCCCTCGGCGAGTCTCCTGGCCGCCACCCCCTCCTCCGTGGACACCTACAAGATCGACGGCGTCCACTCCAGCGTCGGCTTCCGGGTGCGCCACCTCCTCTCCAAGGTCCAGGGCCGCTTCGGCAAGGCCGAAGGCACCGTCCAGATCGACACCAAGGACATCACGAAGTCCAAGGTGGACGTGACCATCGACGTCGCCAGCATCTCCACCAACGAGGAGAAGCGCGACGCCCACCTCAAGGGCCCCGATTTCTTCGACGCCGCCAAGTTCCCCACCATCACCTTCAAGAGCACCGCCGTGAAGGAAGTGTCCAAGGGCAAGCTGGAGGTCACCGGCACCTTCACCATGAAGGGCGTGTCCAAGACCATCGTGCTCCCCATCACCAACCTGGGCACGGCCGTGGATCCCTGGAAGAACGTGGTCGCCGCCTTCGAGGGCGCCACCCGGCTGAACCGCATGGACTACGGCGTCTCCTACGGCGCGGGCCTGGTGGGCGACGACGTGGACATCGACCTGAACATCGAAGCCAAGAAGGCCAACTGA
- a CDS encoding heavy metal translocating P-type ATPase gives MAFDHEHPTCSHCHGETPVADAPGEVPDGALRTRLRIVQMDCPTEEALLRKKLGGRPGIHALEFNLMERVLAVVHEPGLQPGIEAAIRSLGMTPEALEAPGAPPERKWPWSLALGALAALASEGAALARLPGWAAPALALGAVAACGLGTYRKGWISLRNGEMNINALMSIAVTGAMALREWPEAAMVMVLFALAERIEALSLDRARNAIHGLLRLSPATATVLGPGGWTETEARAVRVGDRVRVGPGEAIPLDGTVVSGRSSVNQAPITGESLPVDKGEGDPVFAGTLNLTGSFEFTVTAGAGGTTLARIIHAVEEAQESRSPTHRFVDRFAKVYTPAVLAVALAVALAPPLLMGGAWSLWVYRALVLLVIACPCALVISTPVTIVSGLAAATRHGILVKGGRWLEEGRNLEWIAFDKTGTLTWGRPVLTDFEPLAMDGDGAWRVATSLASRSDHPVSRALVRPGAPRAEVEDFRALPGQGVQGTLDGTVYSLGNHHLIEELGVCSPELEARLEALERQGKTTLLLTDGRTVLALFALADEVRPGSRDAVAALHALGVRTLMLTGDNTHTAKSIAAQVGILEALGDQLPQDKARAIRSKGGKVGMVGDGINDGPALAAAHIGFAMGAAGSDTAIETADVALMDDDLGKIARFIRLSRDTRAVLAQNIVLAIGIKTVFLGLTIAGRGTMWMAVFADMGASLLVVFNGLRLLRR, from the coding sequence ATGGCTTTCGATCACGAACATCCCACCTGCTCCCATTGCCACGGTGAAACCCCCGTGGCGGACGCCCCCGGCGAGGTCCCCGACGGCGCCCTGCGCACCCGCCTCCGCATCGTCCAGATGGACTGCCCCACGGAGGAAGCCCTCCTCCGGAAGAAGCTGGGGGGCCGCCCGGGCATCCACGCCCTGGAATTCAACCTCATGGAGCGGGTGCTGGCCGTGGTGCACGAACCCGGGCTCCAGCCGGGCATCGAGGCCGCCATCCGGAGCCTGGGCATGACCCCCGAAGCCCTGGAGGCCCCCGGGGCGCCCCCGGAGCGGAAATGGCCCTGGTCCCTGGCCCTGGGCGCCCTGGCCGCCCTGGCCTCCGAGGGCGCCGCCCTTGCCCGGTTGCCGGGCTGGGCCGCCCCGGCCCTGGCCCTGGGGGCGGTGGCCGCCTGCGGCCTGGGCACCTACCGCAAGGGCTGGATCAGCCTGCGCAACGGGGAAATGAACATCAACGCCCTCATGAGCATCGCCGTCACCGGCGCCATGGCCCTGCGGGAGTGGCCCGAGGCGGCCATGGTGATGGTGCTCTTCGCCCTGGCCGAACGCATCGAGGCCCTCTCCCTGGACCGGGCCCGCAACGCCATCCACGGCCTCCTGCGGCTCTCACCGGCCACCGCCACGGTGCTGGGCCCCGGCGGCTGGACCGAGACCGAGGCCCGGGCGGTCCGGGTGGGGGACCGGGTGCGGGTGGGGCCCGGCGAGGCCATCCCCCTGGACGGGACCGTCGTCTCCGGGCGCTCCTCCGTGAACCAGGCCCCCATCACCGGCGAAAGCCTGCCCGTGGACAAGGGGGAAGGGGACCCGGTCTTCGCCGGCACCCTCAACCTCACGGGCTCCTTCGAGTTCACCGTCACCGCCGGGGCCGGCGGGACCACCCTGGCCCGCATCATCCACGCCGTGGAGGAGGCCCAGGAATCCCGGTCCCCCACCCACCGGTTCGTGGACCGGTTCGCCAAGGTCTACACGCCCGCGGTGCTGGCCGTGGCCCTGGCGGTGGCCCTGGCGCCGCCGCTCCTGATGGGGGGAGCCTGGTCCCTGTGGGTGTACCGGGCCCTGGTGCTGCTGGTGATCGCGTGCCCCTGCGCCCTGGTGATCTCCACCCCGGTGACCATCGTCAGCGGCCTCGCCGCCGCCACCCGCCACGGGATCCTCGTCAAGGGCGGGCGCTGGCTGGAGGAGGGGCGGAACCTCGAATGGATCGCCTTCGACAAGACCGGCACCCTCACCTGGGGCCGGCCCGTGCTCACGGATTTCGAACCCCTGGCCATGGACGGGGACGGGGCCTGGCGCGTGGCCACGAGCCTGGCCTCGAGGTCGGACCACCCCGTGTCCCGGGCCCTGGTGCGGCCCGGCGCGCCCCGCGCCGAGGTGGAGGACTTCCGGGCCCTGCCCGGCCAGGGGGTGCAGGGGACCCTCGACGGCACCGTCTACAGCCTGGGCAACCACCACCTCATCGAGGAGCTGGGCGTGTGCTCGCCGGAACTGGAGGCGCGCCTGGAGGCCCTGGAGCGGCAGGGCAAGACCACCCTCCTGCTCACCGACGGCCGGACCGTCCTGGCCCTCTTCGCCCTGGCCGACGAGGTGCGCCCCGGCAGCCGCGACGCGGTGGCCGCGCTGCACGCCCTGGGGGTCCGCACCCTCATGCTCACGGGGGACAACACCCACACCGCGAAATCCATCGCCGCCCAGGTGGGCATCCTGGAGGCCCTGGGCGACCAGCTGCCCCAGGACAAGGCCCGGGCCATCCGCTCCAAGGGGGGGAAGGTGGGCATGGTGGGCGACGGCATCAACGACGGCCCCGCCCTGGCGGCGGCCCACATCGGCTTCGCCATGGGCGCCGCGGGATCCGACACCGCCATCGAGACCGCCGACGTGGCGCTCATGGACGACGACCTGGGGAAGATCGCCCGGTTCATCCGGCTTTCCCGGGACACCCGCGCGGTCCTGGCCCAGAACATCGTCCTGGCCATCGGCATCAAGACGGTGTTCCTGGGCCTGACCATCGCGGGGCGGGGCACCATGTGGATGGCGGTCTTCGCGGACATGGGCGCCAGCCTGCTGGTGGTGTTCAACGGGCTGAGGCTGCTCAGGCGCTGA
- a CDS encoding MarR family winged helix-turn-helix transcriptional regulator, which yields MPVRDELLITKDIHPGQELLLSILLTRELVSRWSDERLFKPAGITDQQFNVMRILKGGPPEGSLIREIRRRILTCRADVPRLVDRMVRGGLVTRREDPADRRGCRVSLTPRGAELEARLAPVHDALCREVEELLSREDREALQGLLDAFRAGIQRKLRQA from the coding sequence ATGCCGGTACGAGACGAACTTCTGATTACAAAGGATATACACCCAGGCCAGGAACTCCTTCTCTCCATCCTGCTCACCCGGGAACTGGTGTCCAGGTGGTCCGACGAGCGCCTTTTCAAGCCCGCCGGCATCACCGACCAGCAGTTCAACGTGATGCGGATCCTCAAGGGCGGGCCCCCGGAGGGCTCCCTGATCCGGGAGATCCGGCGGCGCATCCTCACCTGCCGTGCCGATGTGCCGCGGCTGGTGGACCGCATGGTGCGCGGCGGGCTGGTCACCCGCCGGGAGGACCCGGCGGACCGGCGGGGATGCCGGGTGAGCCTCACGCCCCGGGGGGCGGAACTGGAGGCGCGGCTGGCCCCGGTGCACGACGCGCTGTGCCGGGAGGTGGAGGAGCTGCTTTCCCGGGAGGACCGCGAGGCGCTGCAGGGCCTCCTGGACGCCTTCCGGGCCGGGATCCAGCGGAAGCTGCGGCAGGCCTGA
- the cadR gene encoding Cd(II)/Pb(II)-responsive transcriptional regulator: protein MTIGELALAAQCSVETIRYYEKEGLLPAPGRTGGNYRRYAAAHLERLRFVRHCRALDMAHAEIRALTGLLDQPQMDCGAVNVILDEHIDHVRVRIDQLVQLEAQLKSLRDRCRTERTVEDCGILQGLAEMEAEGRNSRPTHLG, encoded by the coding sequence ATGACCATCGGTGAATTGGCCCTCGCGGCCCAGTGCTCCGTGGAGACCATCCGCTACTACGAGAAGGAGGGCCTTCTGCCGGCCCCCGGCCGCACCGGGGGCAACTACCGGCGCTACGCCGCCGCCCACCTGGAACGCCTGCGCTTCGTGCGCCACTGCCGGGCCCTGGACATGGCCCACGCCGAGATCCGCGCCCTCACGGGGCTGCTGGACCAGCCGCAGATGGACTGCGGCGCGGTGAACGTCATCCTGGACGAGCACATCGACCACGTGCGCGTGCGCATCGACCAGCTGGTGCAGCTGGAGGCCCAGCTGAAGAGCCTGCGGGACCGGTGCCGCACGGAGCGCACGGTGGAGGACTGCGGCATCCTACAGGGGCTGGCGGAAATGGAGGCCGAGGGCCGGAACTCGAGGCCTACCCACCTGGGGTAG
- a CDS encoding phage tail protein: MSDPFVAEIRMVGFTFAPTGWAQCNGQILPIAQNTALFSLVGTLYGGDGRSTFALPDLQGRVPLAADTGSYPVGSALGSEQTHLITQELPSHAHTLNAVAAAGTTTAPDAAFLAQANRQAGPVKRNIKLYGAGSPDAQMSAQEVVPAGNSAGHNNLQPYLTLQFVIALQGVFPPRS, translated from the coding sequence ATGTCCGACCCCTTCGTCGCCGAAATCCGCATGGTGGGCTTCACCTTCGCCCCCACGGGCTGGGCCCAGTGCAACGGACAGATCCTGCCCATCGCCCAGAACACCGCCCTGTTCTCCCTGGTGGGTACCCTCTACGGGGGGGACGGGAGGAGCACCTTCGCCCTGCCGGACCTCCAGGGGAGGGTACCCCTGGCCGCGGACACAGGGTCGTACCCGGTGGGTTCGGCCCTGGGCAGCGAGCAGACCCACCTGATCACCCAGGAACTGCCTTCCCATGCCCACACCCTGAACGCCGTGGCCGCCGCGGGCACCACCACCGCGCCGGACGCGGCCTTCCTGGCCCAGGCCAATCGGCAGGCGGGTCCCGTGAAGCGCAACATCAAACTGTACGGCGCCGGGAGCCCCGATGCCCAGATGTCGGCCCAGGAGGTGGTGCCGGCCGGAAACTCGGCTGGGCACAACAATCTGCAGCCGTACCTGACGCTGCAGTTCGTCATCGCCCTGCAGGGCGTCTTTCCCCCCCGCTCCTGA
- a CDS encoding phage tail protein has protein sequence MSDPFLGEIRPVSFPYAPKNWALCNGQFLPINQNQALFSLLGTTYGGNGVTTFALPDLRGRVPMHLGPTHTQGERGGEEFHPLTTAELPSHSHQVQVHRGAADSLAPTGNYLADTGAAEPSYAAGDPNVALHPNSVGAAGGSGGAAQPHENRQPFLVLNFCMALAGVFPSRN, from the coding sequence ATGAGTGATCCTTTTCTTGGCGAGATCCGCCCGGTCAGTTTCCCCTACGCCCCCAAGAACTGGGCCCTGTGCAACGGCCAGTTCCTGCCCATCAACCAGAACCAGGCCCTGTTCTCCCTGCTGGGCACCACCTACGGCGGCAACGGGGTGACCACGTTCGCGCTGCCGGATCTGCGGGGGCGGGTGCCCATGCATCTGGGGCCCACCCATACGCAGGGGGAGCGGGGGGGCGAGGAGTTCCACCCGCTGACGACCGCGGAGCTTCCCAGCCACAGCCACCAGGTGCAGGTTCACCGCGGCGCGGCCGACAGCCTTGCCCCCACCGGGAACTACCTGGCCGACACGGGTGCGGCGGAACCCAGCTACGCCGCGGGCGACCCGAACGTGGCCCTGCACCCGAACAGCGTCGGTGCGGCCGGGGGCTCCGGCGGGGCCGCCCAGCCCCACGAGAACCGCCAGCCCTTCCTCGTGCTGAATTTCTGCATGGCGCTGGCGGGCGTCTTCCCCAGCCGCAATTAA
- a CDS encoding Ig-like domain repeat protein, producing MPSRFMHFFRSGALALACGALGAATLTVTSIADSGPGSLRAVIASAAPGDLVRFDLPTPATIHLISPITISRNITLQGLGARALTLDGGYTGTAPAGPDHRLLDIDATPTAVSISGLRFAHGYETGPGLSGTPGGANGAAIRIAGGGAVLIDACSFEGNFDDTVPADLTGGGAIYCAAGTLTVTNSSFSGNTAGMGSAVYNAGAAATLTNCTFNANTAVFGGPVLQAEAGGTTRLVHCTVTDNVSLDPASSGGVGVINGTLTLGNSLLSGNSPDGTGAFADLDGSWITPDVGGTGTFLSEGGNVASSQGTMAVLGASQDLVVAATGLDAFDATLAQGGMTPTRPLLASSPALNNGLPAIAPPLDQRWYGRVGNPDSGAFEFGGTATLLTVSGGLGAGAPGNMSFYDGAARLVSTPAGGAFSFQVPYRWSGQVVPLSAGYTFTPDHVTLYDLTADASGLAFARTLAPVVAQAASDPTPSGFTAHWSSNPAATGYLLDVATDAGFLSLVVSGRSVGAVTSSPVNGLAPGTTYWYRVTAGDGTRSSAVSGTIAATTLDRSASVLALGTTPNPSTRIQSVTFTATVTPAGTGAVTFYDNGSALGAPAPLVGGVATLTLPALSSAIHTITATYPGDANLLGSTAGPYLHSVNLASSSITLANAASIPYGSGLGLTATVTTQGPAATGTVAFWDGTTHLGDGVLASGQATFTALGLAVGSHSALTATYAGDTLYAASTSGASAVTVGQGATSTQVTSSAGSAGFGQPLTFTATLAYAGSGAPPTGTMTFADGATVLGTGALSGAGAGTLAATFTTSSLAVGSHTLIATYSGDANYQASHNPAGLIQTVTPAPSATAVTSSMTPSVFGQGVTFTATVTPAGTGTVTFLDGTSPLGGATLAGGAGTFTTAALGVGTHAITAVYSGDGNQQASTSPVLTQRVVQASAPPILTSSASPSTYGQAVTFTAALPAGATGQVTFKDGGAVLGSAGLSGGQAVFATSALGGGTHAITADYGGDANFAPATSLALAFSVTRGASTLTLTATPNPSSFGQAVTLTATLAGGAGGTVTFLDGANTLGSAAVNASRVATLATSALGSGPHTLTAVYSGDANFAGATSPGLPLTTAKGTALVTLSGLGGTYDGAPKTATAATLPPGLAVTLTYGGSATAPTAAGSYPVTATVTDPNYSGTASGTLVIAKADPGLAWAPPAPITLGTPLGAAQLNATAKAAGTFTYTPPLGTVLGAGLAQTLSVAFEPDDATNYKAANATVTLDVGNGAQTISFAALAPMALGDEPLVLAATASSGLPVDFASSDPKVATVVGQVLTPVAPGTVTITASQPGNSVYAPAASVSRTLVVTASTRPPTLQVSALSEGSVTPSMVLNVAGRVVSVNPLQSLTVNGIEVPFDPSGAFGWAVRAREGANTLTVVATDAAGLAAQETRKVTLDVAAPALVLSEPADDMSTAVPTLAFAGKVEQGVAPDTVVTVTYTVNGGAPLQAHLAGAQFDFTANLAAGLNTVELTATTTAGRIVREKRTIALAPGFTLALTDPMEDLLSDKTSLTLHGQVTGNLLPVTLSIAVDGQVFTPSLDGPAFQQEVPLAEIQPHQVVITATDQDGVAVTIRRNILRVKAVAPAAYTMADALRLLRIVNGLIAPTADDQARFDLAPVFEGLSAGEGRLDIEDAMIILNLAAGLGL from the coding sequence ATGCCCAGCCGATTTATGCACTTTTTTCGCTCCGGGGCGCTTGCCCTGGCCTGCGGCGCCCTCGGGGCGGCGACCCTGACCGTCACGTCCATCGCCGACAGCGGCCCCGGTTCCCTGCGGGCGGTCATCGCCTCCGCCGCCCCGGGGGACCTGGTCCGGTTCGATCTGCCGACCCCGGCCACCATCCACCTGATCTCCCCCATCACCATCAGCCGGAACATCACCCTCCAGGGCCTGGGGGCCCGGGCCCTGACCCTGGACGGGGGCTACACCGGCACCGCCCCGGCCGGGCCCGATCACCGCCTGCTGGACATCGACGCCACCCCCACCGCGGTTTCCATCTCGGGCCTTCGGTTCGCCCACGGCTACGAGACCGGGCCCGGGTTGTCCGGCACCCCCGGCGGGGCCAACGGGGCCGCCATCCGCATCGCGGGCGGCGGCGCGGTGCTCATCGACGCCTGCAGTTTCGAGGGCAACTTCGACGACACCGTTCCGGCGGATCTCACCGGGGGCGGCGCCATCTACTGCGCCGCCGGCACCCTGACCGTCACCAACAGCTCCTTCTCCGGCAACACCGCCGGCATGGGCAGCGCCGTCTACAACGCCGGCGCGGCCGCCACGCTCACCAACTGCACCTTCAACGCCAACACCGCGGTCTTCGGCGGCCCCGTGCTGCAGGCCGAGGCCGGCGGCACCACCCGGCTCGTGCACTGCACCGTCACCGACAACGTCTCCCTGGATCCCGCCAGTTCAGGCGGCGTGGGGGTGATCAACGGGACCTTGACCCTGGGCAACTCGCTCCTGTCCGGCAACAGCCCGGACGGCACCGGCGCCTTCGCGGACCTGGACGGCAGCTGGATCACGCCGGACGTGGGCGGCACCGGCACCTTCCTTTCGGAAGGCGGCAACGTGGCCTCCAGCCAGGGAACGATGGCGGTCCTGGGCGCCTCCCAGGACCTGGTCGTCGCGGCCACCGGCCTGGATGCCTTCGACGCCACCCTGGCCCAGGGCGGCATGACCCCCACCCGGCCCCTGCTGGCCTCCAGTCCCGCCCTGAACAATGGCCTGCCGGCCATCGCCCCTCCCCTGGACCAGCGCTGGTACGGCCGGGTCGGGAACCCCGATTCCGGCGCCTTCGAATTCGGCGGCACCGCCACGCTGTTGACGGTGAGCGGCGGCCTCGGCGCCGGCGCCCCCGGGAACATGTCCTTCTACGACGGGGCCGCCCGCCTTGTCTCCACCCCGGCCGGGGGCGCCTTCTCCTTCCAGGTTCCCTACCGGTGGTCCGGGCAGGTGGTGCCCCTGAGCGCCGGATACACCTTCACCCCGGACCACGTGACCCTCTACGATCTGACCGCCGACGCCTCCGGCCTGGCCTTCGCCAGGACCCTGGCACCGGTGGTGGCCCAGGCCGCATCGGATCCGACCCCCTCGGGTTTCACGGCCCACTGGTCCTCCAACCCCGCGGCCACCGGCTACCTGCTGGACGTGGCCACCGATGCGGGGTTCCTCTCCCTCGTCGTCTCCGGCCGCAGCGTGGGCGCCGTCACCTCCTCCCCCGTCAACGGCCTGGCTCCCGGCACCACGTACTGGTACCGGGTCACCGCCGGGGACGGCACCCGGTCCAGCGCCGTTTCGGGGACCATCGCCGCCACGACCCTCGACCGGTCCGCCTCCGTCCTGGCGCTGGGGACCACCCCCAATCCGTCCACCCGGATCCAGTCCGTGACCTTCACGGCCACCGTCACCCCCGCGGGCACGGGCGCCGTCACCTTCTACGACAACGGCAGCGCCCTGGGCGCGCCGGCGCCGCTGGTCGGGGGCGTCGCGACCCTCACCCTCCCGGCCCTGAGCTCGGCCATCCACACGATCACCGCCACCTACCCGGGCGACGCCAACCTGCTGGGATCCACCGCGGGTCCCTACCTCCATTCGGTCAACCTGGCCTCCTCCTCCATCACCTTGGCCAACGCGGCCTCCATTCCATACGGGTCCGGCCTTGGGCTGACCGCGACCGTGACCACGCAGGGCCCCGCGGCCACCGGCACCGTGGCCTTCTGGGACGGGACCACCCACCTGGGCGACGGCGTCCTGGCCAGTGGCCAGGCCACCTTCACGGCCCTGGGCCTGGCGGTCGGCTCCCACAGCGCGCTCACCGCCACCTATGCGGGGGACACCCTCTACGCCGCCTCCACCTCCGGGGCCAGCGCGGTCACGGTGGGCCAGGGCGCCACTTCCACCCAGGTGACCTCCTCCGCCGGATCCGCCGGGTTCGGCCAGCCGCTGACCTTCACGGCGACCCTCGCCTACGCCGGTTCCGGCGCCCCCCCCACCGGGACCATGACCTTCGCGGACGGCGCCACGGTCCTGGGCACGGGCGCCCTCAGCGGCGCCGGGGCCGGCACCCTGGCCGCGACCTTCACCACCTCGAGCCTGGCCGTGGGCAGCCATACCCTCATCGCCACCTACTCCGGCGACGCCAACTACCAGGCTTCGCACAACCCCGCGGGGCTGATCCAGACCGTGACCCCCGCCCCCTCCGCCACGGCCGTCACCAGCTCCATGACCCCTTCCGTCTTCGGGCAGGGCGTGACCTTCACAGCCACCGTGACCCCTGCGGGCACCGGCACGGTGACCTTCCTGGACGGGACCTCCCCCCTGGGGGGCGCCACCCTGGCCGGGGGCGCCGGAACCTTCACCACCGCGGCCCTCGGGGTGGGCACCCATGCCATCACCGCGGTGTACTCGGGCGACGGCAACCAGCAGGCTTCCACCTCGCCGGTCCTCACCCAGCGGGTGGTCCAGGCCTCGGCCCCGCCGATCCTGACCTCCAGCGCCAGCCCCTCGACCTACGGCCAGGCGGTGACCTTCACCGCGGCACTCCCCGCCGGGGCCACGGGCCAGGTGACCTTCAAGGACGGGGGGGCCGTCCTGGGCAGCGCAGGCCTCAGCGGCGGCCAGGCCGTATTCGCCACCTCCGCCCTGGGCGGGGGGACCCACGCCATCACGGCGGACTACGGGGGCGACGCCAACTTCGCGCCCGCCACGTCCCTGGCCCTGGCCTTCTCGGTGACCCGGGGCGCCAGCACCCTCACCCTCACGGCCACCCCGAACCCCTCCAGCTTCGGCCAGGCGGTGACCCTCACCGCCACCCTCGCCGGCGGCGCCGGGGGCACCGTCACCTTCCTGGACGGGGCCAACACCCTGGGCAGCGCCGCGGTGAACGCCTCCCGGGTGGCCACCCTCGCCACCAGCGCCCTGGGCAGCGGGCCCCATACCCTCACCGCCGTCTATTCCGGCGACGCCAATTTCGCGGGGGCCACCTCGCCGGGCCTCCCCCTCACCACCGCCAAGGGGACCGCCCTGGTCACGCTGAGCGGCCTCGGGGGCACCTACGACGGCGCCCCCAAGACCGCCACCGCCGCGACCCTGCCCCCGGGGCTCGCGGTGACCCTCACCTACGGCGGATCGGCCACCGCGCCCACCGCCGCCGGCAGCTACCCGGTCACCGCCACCGTCACGGATCCCAATTATTCAGGCACCGCCAGCGGCACCCTGGTCATCGCCAAGGCGGACCCGGGCCTGGCCTGGGCCCCCCCGGCGCCCATCACCCTGGGAACGCCGCTGGGCGCCGCCCAGCTGAACGCCACGGCGAAGGCGGCGGGCACCTTCACCTACACGCCGCCCCTGGGCACGGTGCTCGGCGCCGGGCTCGCCCAGACCCTGTCGGTGGCCTTCGAACCGGACGACGCCACGAACTACAAGGCCGCGAACGCCACCGTCACCCTGGACGTGGGCAACGGGGCCCAGACCATCAGCTTCGCGGCCCTCGCGCCCATGGCCCTGGGGGATGAGCCCCTGGTCCTGGCCGCCACCGCCTCCAGCGGCCTGCCCGTGGACTTCGCCAGCTCCGACCCGAAGGTGGCCACCGTGGTTGGCCAGGTGCTGACCCCTGTGGCCCCGGGCACGGTCACCATCACGGCGAGCCAGCCCGGCAATTCGGTCTACGCCCCCGCCGCCAGCGTGAGCCGGACCCTGGTGGTGACCGCCAGCACCCGGCCGCCCACGCTCCAGGTTTCGGCCCTTTCCGAGGGGTCGGTGACGCCGTCCATGGTCCTGAACGTCGCGGGGCGGGTGGTTTCGGTCAATCCCCTGCAGAGCCTCACCGTCAACGGGATCGAGGTCCCCTTCGATCCCTCCGGCGCCTTCGGCTGGGCGGTGCGGGCCCGGGAGGGCGCCAACACCCTCACCGTGGTCGCCACCGATGCCGCGGGCCTGGCGGCCCAGGAAACCCGCAAGGTGACCCTGGATGTGGCCGCGCCGGCCCTGGTGCTCTCGGAGCCGGCCGACGACATGAGCACCGCGGTCCCCACCCTGGCGTTCGCGGGGAAGGTGGAACAGGGCGTCGCCCCCGACACCGTGGTCACCGTGACCTACACCGTCAACGGCGGGGCGCCGCTGCAGGCGCATCTCGCCGGGGCCCAGTTCGATTTCACGGCGAACCTGGCCGCGGGACTCAACACCGTCGAGCTCACCGCCACCACCACCGCCGGCCGCATCGTCCGGGAAAAGCGCACCATCGCCCTGGCGCCGGGCTTCACCCTGGCCCTCACGGACCCGATGGAGGACCTGCTCAGCGACAAGACCAGTCTGACCCTGCATGGCCAGGTGACCGGCAATCTCCTGCCGGTGACCCTGTCCATCGCCGTGGATGGGCAGGTGTTCACGCCTTCCCTGGACGGCCCGGCCTTCCAGCAGGAGGTGCCGCTTGCGGAAATCCAGCCGCACCAGGTGGTCATCACCGCCACGGACCAGGACGGGGTCGCCGTGACCATCCGCCGCAACATCCTCAGGGTCAAGGCCGTCGCCCCGGCGGCCTACACCATGGCGGACGCCCTGCGGCTGCTGCGCATCGTCAACGGCCTGATCGCGCCCACCGCCGACGACCAGGCCCGCTTCGACCTGGCCCCCGTCTTCGAAGGCCTTTCCGCCGGCGAAGGCCGGCTGGACATCGAGGACGCCATGATCATCCTGAACCTGGCCGCGGGGCTGGGGCTGTAG